CTGGGTGCAGATCATCAAGGCGATCCTGCTCATCGCAGGCGCCGGCGTGATGACCGTCTGGGTGCTCGCGATCAACGGCTTCAACTTCTCGACCCTGCTCGACAACGCGGTCGCCGCGACGGGCAACCCCGAGATCCTGAACCCGGGCCTGAAGTACGGCGTCTCCGAGATCGCGAAGGTCGACTTCCTCTCGCTCGGCCTCGCGCTCGTGCTCGGCACCGCGGCCCTGCCGCACGTGCTCATGCGCTTCTACACGGTGCCCACCGCGAAGGAGGCCCGCAAGTCGGTCGTCTGGGCGATCTGGCTCATCGGCATCTTCTACGTGTTCACCCTCGTGCTCGGCTACGGCGCAGCGGCCCTCGTCGGCGCCGACGTCATCGCGGCAGCACCCGGCGGCCCGAACTCAGCAGCCCCGCTGCTCGCGTTCGAGCTCGGCGGGCCGCTGCTCCTCGGCCTCATCTCGGCGATCGCGTTCGCGACGATCCTCGCGGTGGTGGCGGGCCTCACGATCACGGCGGCGGCCTCCTTCGCCCACGACATCTACGCGAGCGTCGTGAAGAAGGGCAAGCCGGCACCGGGCGCCGAGGTCAAGGTCGCTCGTCGCACGGTCGTCATCATCGGCATCGTGGCGATCATCGGCGGCATCGGGGCCAACGGCCAGAACGTGGCGTTCCTCGTGGCGCTCGCGTTCGCGGTCGCGGCATCCGCGAACCTGCCGACGATCGTCTACTCGCTGTTCTGGAAGCGCTTCACCACGCAGGGCGCACTCTGGAGCATGTACGGCGGCCTCGCGTCGGCGATCATCCTCATCATCTTCTCGCCGGTCGTCTCGGGCTCCGAGACGTCGATGCTGAAGACCGAGTCGATCGACTTCGCGATCTTCCCGCTCTCGAACCCCGGCATCGTCTCGATCCCGCTGGCCTTCTTCCTGGGCTGGCTGGGCACGGTGCTCGACAAGAAGAAGGAGGACCCCGCGAAGCAATCCGAGATGGAGGTGCGCTCGCTCACCGGCGTGGGAGCCGAGAAGGCGACGCAGCACTGAGAACCTCCCGGCGGCGAGAAGTCCCACTCGTCGCCGGGAACCCACTTCGACGCGGCGGGAACGCCTGCCCGTGCCGTGTCGTCGATGAAGAGGCGGATGCCGCAGCAGCACGCTGCGGCATCCGCCCTCGTCGTTCGTGCCGGGGGTGAAGCCCCGCTCAGCGCACCTCGACCTGGCTGCCCGACTTCACGTCGAGGCTCACCGAGACGTACGACGGCAG
The DNA window shown above is from Agromyces cerinus and carries:
- a CDS encoding solute symporter family protein, with amino-acid sequence MLHFEAASSSPGEPWLNIAIFGAFVAITMIIVFRASRNNKTAADYYAAGRSFTGGQNGSAIAGDYLSAASFLGIVGAIAITGYDGFLYSIGFLVAWLVALLLVAELLRNTGKFTMADVLSFRLKQKPVRIAAATTTLVVCFFYLLAQMAGAGGLVSLLLGVGDQLGQALVITVVGALMILYVLIGGMKGTTWVQIIKAILLIAGAGVMTVWVLAINGFNFSTLLDNAVAATGNPEILNPGLKYGVSEIAKVDFLSLGLALVLGTAALPHVLMRFYTVPTAKEARKSVVWAIWLIGIFYVFTLVLGYGAAALVGADVIAAAPGGPNSAAPLLAFELGGPLLLGLISAIAFATILAVVAGLTITAAASFAHDIYASVVKKGKPAPGAEVKVARRTVVIIGIVAIIGGIGANGQNVAFLVALAFAVAASANLPTIVYSLFWKRFTTQGALWSMYGGLASAIILIIFSPVVSGSETSMLKTESIDFAIFPLSNPGIVSIPLAFFLGWLGTVLDKKKEDPAKQSEMEVRSLTGVGAEKATQH